The genomic DNA AGGTATCAGTTTCATCCTATTCGGAGTGATTGCGGCAAGCGGGATGAAAATCTTAGTCGAAAACAAAATCGATTTTGATAAAAAGAAAAATCTATTGATTGCTTCAGTCATCTTAGTCGTAGGTATCGGGGGATTAGTCCTTGAAGTAGGAACATTCACTTTATCTGCCATGGCATTAGCAACAGTTTTAGGAATCATTTTGAATCTTATCTTACCAGAAACTTCACGCAGCGAAGAAAATTAAGGAGGACATCGCATGATCATCAAATCAGAACGCATCAGTTTAAAACACTTATTAACGGTAGAGGCATTGACAGACCAAGAAGTAATGGGGTTGATCCGACGAGGACAAGAGTTCAAGCAAGGCGCAACTTGGTCACCACAAAAATCCCAATATTTTGCAACAAACTTGTTCTTTGAAAACAGTACACGAACCCATAAAAGTTTTGATGTAGCAGAAAAGAAACTTGGTCTTGAAGTGATCGAATTTGAAGCAAGTACAAGTTCAGTTACAAAAGGTGAAACATTATACGATACCGTTCTAACGATGTCTGCACTTGGGGTGGATGTAGCTGTTATCCGTCATGGAGATGAAAACTACTATGACGAATTGATCCAAAGTAAAACGATCCAATGCTCAATCATCAATGGCGGTGACGGTAGTGGGCAACATCCAACGCAGTGCTTACTTGATTTGATGACGATCTATGAAGAATTTGGCTATTTCGAAGGCTTGAAAGTGGCGATCGTCGGAGATATCACACATTCTCGTGTCGCAAAATCGAATATGCAGATGTTGAAACGTCTTGGTGCGCAGGTTTTCTTCTCAGGTCCAAGAGAATGGTATGACGATGAATTTGAAGTTTACGGTCATTACTTACCACTAGATGACTTGCTGGATCAAGTCGATGTCATGATGATGTTGCGGGTGCAACATGAACGCCACGATGGAAAAGAAAGTTTTTCAAAAGAAGGCTATCATCAAGAGTACGGCTTGACGGTCGAACGCGCTAAAAAAATGC from Enterococcus mundtii includes the following:
- a CDS encoding aspartate carbamoyltransferase catalytic subunit; translation: MIIKSERISLKHLLTVEALTDQEVMGLIRRGQEFKQGATWSPQKSQYFATNLFFENSTRTHKSFDVAEKKLGLEVIEFEASTSSVTKGETLYDTVLTMSALGVDVAVIRHGDENYYDELIQSKTIQCSIINGGDGSGQHPTQCLLDLMTIYEEFGYFEGLKVAIVGDITHSRVAKSNMQMLKRLGAQVFFSGPREWYDDEFEVYGHYLPLDDLLDQVDVMMMLRVQHERHDGKESFSKEGYHQEYGLTVERAKKMQKHAIIMHPAPVNRDVELADSLVEGLQSRIIQQMSNGVFVRMAILEAVLSGKA